A window of Metabacillus sp. B2-18 contains these coding sequences:
- a CDS encoding bile acid:sodium symporter family protein, whose protein sequence is MLVKINKQLNRFIPLMAPISVVLGVLLSDYFTNLTSVVPWIFAFITFSGSLGSTFKSLYQTISNPIPILILLVILHIVMPMWATLVGHITFNNDIYTISGLILSVVIPTGITSFIWVSIHKGNIALTFTIVLIDTILSPFLVPMMLSLFIGKSVELEVWNMMSALIGMVVIPSILAMVLNAITKGHVHKVWSPRLEPLSKLGLMLVIMINSAVVAPYLSNINKKLLLISLIVFLVSASGYILSLLTGKLLKYQKEDVIAFTFSGGMRNISAGSVIAVAFFPPPVALPVVIGMLFQQVIASFFGYILERTYSKKLYVDTNIKVEREG, encoded by the coding sequence ATGCTTGTGAAAATTAATAAGCAACTAAATAGGTTCATTCCTTTAATGGCTCCGATCAGTGTAGTGTTAGGCGTTCTGTTGTCCGATTATTTTACCAACCTTACGTCTGTTGTTCCATGGATATTTGCTTTTATTACATTTTCTGGTAGTTTGGGTTCTACTTTCAAATCTTTATATCAGACTATTTCAAATCCAATTCCTATATTAATACTCTTAGTTATATTGCATATTGTGATGCCTATGTGGGCGACTTTAGTTGGACATATAACCTTTAATAATGATATTTACACAATTTCAGGGCTAATTTTGTCTGTAGTAATTCCTACTGGGATTACCAGTTTCATCTGGGTGTCTATCCATAAAGGAAATATAGCCTTAACGTTTACCATAGTTTTAATTGACACAATTTTATCCCCATTTCTTGTACCTATGATGTTATCTTTATTCATTGGAAAATCAGTAGAACTCGAAGTGTGGAATATGATGTCAGCTTTAATAGGTATGGTTGTGATTCCCTCCATATTAGCTATGGTGTTAAATGCAATTACTAAAGGACATGTTCACAAGGTTTGGAGTCCGCGTTTAGAACCGCTCTCAAAGTTGGGATTAATGCTCGTCATTATGATAAATAGTGCTGTTGTTGCTCCTTATCTGTCTAATATAAATAAAAAATTATTACTTATTTCCTTAATTGTTTTCTTGGTGTCTGCATCAGGTTATATATTATCTTTACTGACTGGAAAATTACTAAAATATCAAAAAGAAGACGTTATTGCATTTACTTTTTCAGGAGGAATGAGAAATATTAGTGCTGGCTCTGTAATAGCTGTTGCTTTTTTCCCTCCGCCTGTTGCTTTACCGGTTGTTATAGGTATGTTATTTCAACAAGTCATTGCGTCATTTTTTGGTTATATATTGGAACGTACTTACTCAAAAAAGTTGTATGTTGATACTAATATTAAAGTAGAAAGAGAAGGGTGA
- a CDS encoding 3-oxoacid CoA-transferase subunit B, whose translation MTAELDARNRIAKRAAKEIEEGMIVNLGIGIPSLIPNHLPKNLQVMFQAENGILGMGESPKKGEENPTLCNAAGFPVTIVPGASYFDSATAFGMIRSGYLDMTILGGLQVSEEGDLANWIVPGKRVPGIGGAMELAKKAKKVIVLMNHCDKKGQSKIVNTCTLPLTAKRCVSLIITEMAVIEVTSEGLLLKEVMKPYTVVEVVSLTNARLQLSENIKNSTY comes from the coding sequence GTGACTGCAGAATTAGATGCTAGAAATAGGATTGCCAAACGAGCTGCTAAGGAAATTGAGGAAGGCATGATTGTTAATTTAGGAATTGGAATCCCATCTCTTATACCAAACCATTTACCAAAGAATCTACAAGTTATGTTTCAGGCCGAAAACGGAATTTTAGGGATGGGAGAGTCACCCAAAAAGGGTGAAGAAAACCCAACTTTATGCAATGCAGCAGGCTTCCCAGTGACGATTGTGCCTGGAGCATCTTATTTTGATAGTGCCACAGCTTTTGGAATGATTCGTTCCGGATATTTAGATATGACCATTCTTGGTGGACTACAAGTAAGTGAAGAAGGTGATTTGGCAAACTGGATCGTACCTGGTAAACGAGTACCTGGGATTGGTGGGGCAATGGAGCTAGCTAAAAAAGCCAAAAAAGTTATTGTTTTAATGAATCATTGTGATAAAAAAGGACAGTCCAAAATAGTTAACACATGTACACTCCCTTTAACTGCGAAAAGATGTGTTAGCCTGATTATTACAGAAATGGCGGTAATAGAAGTAACAAGTGAAGGTTTACTATTAAAAGAAGTCATGAAACCATATACAGTCGTAGAAGTTGTGAGTCTAACAAATGCTAGATTACAACTATCAGAAAATATTAAGAACAGCACCTACTAA
- a CDS encoding sigma-54 interaction domain-containing protein codes for MFLKSFETKQMLEAILESIDEGIHAVNSEGITIFYNQVAAKHDGVEVEEVLGKHVLEVFPSLNKQTSTLLKVIETGNSIYQQSQTYKNSKGQLIDTVNTTLPIKVGNNIVGAVEIAKDFTKVKQLSQKLLELQEKMNGQQSKPITISGAKYEWDHFVTACEEINELKRLAKKAANSTSPVMVYGETGTGKELMVQALHNGSVRKNGPFIAQNCSSLPESLLESILFGTKKGSYTGAVDRAGLFELAHGGTLFLDEIHTMPLDFQAKLLRVLEDGVIRRVGGVDSYSVDVRVIVAMNEHPYICMEKKQLRTDLYYRLNVFFLELPPLRKRTGDIPLLIHHFIQKYNYNFGKLVIHIDENVISMLESHSWPGNVRELEHVIEYAMNMVENEDTLTIHHLPSFIKNKVSAEKDEIKPFREAVEKTEKDLIQQALHKTNGNVLKASELLELPRQTLQYKIKKYKIH; via the coding sequence ATGTTTCTAAAATCCTTTGAAACTAAACAAATGCTTGAGGCAATTTTAGAGAGTATTGATGAAGGAATTCATGCTGTTAATTCTGAAGGGATAACAATCTTTTATAATCAAGTAGCAGCAAAGCATGACGGAGTTGAAGTGGAGGAAGTACTCGGAAAACATGTTCTTGAGGTATTTCCTTCATTAAATAAGCAAACAAGTACCTTACTCAAGGTCATTGAGACAGGAAACTCAATTTATCAGCAATCTCAGACCTATAAAAATAGTAAAGGTCAGCTAATTGATACGGTAAATACTACTTTACCTATTAAAGTTGGGAATAACATTGTAGGGGCAGTTGAAATTGCTAAGGATTTTACAAAAGTAAAACAACTTTCTCAAAAGCTTCTTGAACTTCAGGAAAAAATGAATGGGCAACAATCAAAGCCAATAACCATTTCAGGAGCAAAGTATGAGTGGGACCATTTTGTAACTGCTTGTGAAGAAATAAATGAATTAAAGAGATTGGCTAAAAAGGCTGCCAATAGTACATCACCGGTTATGGTATATGGTGAGACTGGAACAGGAAAGGAATTAATGGTTCAGGCCCTTCATAATGGTTCAGTAAGAAAAAATGGACCATTTATTGCTCAAAATTGCTCTTCTTTACCTGAATCTTTGCTTGAAAGTATCTTATTTGGTACGAAAAAAGGAAGTTACACAGGAGCGGTCGATCGAGCGGGATTATTTGAGCTTGCTCATGGTGGAACTCTGTTTTTAGATGAGATTCATACAATGCCCTTAGATTTTCAAGCAAAGCTATTACGAGTCCTGGAAGATGGAGTTATTAGGCGAGTGGGAGGTGTTGATTCATATTCAGTAGATGTAAGAGTTATTGTCGCGATGAACGAGCATCCTTACATTTGTATGGAAAAGAAGCAATTAAGAACTGATTTATACTATCGTTTAAATGTTTTCTTTCTTGAGCTTCCTCCTTTAAGAAAAAGAACAGGAGATATTCCTCTATTAATTCATCATTTTATTCAAAAATATAACTACAATTTCGGTAAACTTGTGATTCATATTGATGAGAACGTGATATCGATGTTAGAAAGTCATTCCTGGCCTGGAAATGTTAGAGAGCTTGAGCACGTAATTGAATATGCGATGAACATGGTAGAAAATGAGGATACATTAACAATCCATCATTTACCATCATTTATTAAAAATAAGGTTTCTGCCGAGAAGGATGAAATAAAACCCTTTCGTGAAGCTGTTGAGAAAACAGAGAAAGACTTAATTCAACAAGCTTTACACAAAACAAATGGAAATGTGCTTAAGGCCTCCGAGCTCCTTGAACTCCCAAGACAAACTCTCCAATATAAAATAAAAAAATATAAAATTCACTAA
- a CDS encoding peptidase — MLRAQINQWLANNHDHGIKLLQNLVKENSIQGNERKAQIIVIEKLRKIGLKVDAWEPEGKQLVEHPYFASPRTEFKGSLNVVGVLKGTGEGRSLILNGHIDVVPEGDITQWEQHPYSGKVIDGRLYGRGATDMKGGNVSLLLALSALRALGIPLKGDVIFQSVIEEESGGAGTLAAILRGYQADAALIPEPTNMKIFPKQQGSMWFRLNVKGLAAHGGTRYEGVSAIEKSMIVIEHIKELEKRRNERISDPLYNNIPIPIPINIGKVEGGDWPSSVADFVKLEGRVGISPDETIEQAQKEFESWIQELEKVDPWFAKYPVSLEWFGARWVPGSIDVNHPFISSLTKSYFKVTGEQPVIEASPWGTDGGLLTTVGSTPTIVFGPGVTEKAHYPNEYIEIEKVFEAAEIIALTIVDWCGVER, encoded by the coding sequence ATGCTTCGGGCACAAATAAACCAATGGCTTGCTAATAATCATGATCATGGTATAAAGCTATTACAAAATTTAGTTAAAGAAAATAGCATACAGGGGAATGAACGGAAGGCTCAAATAATTGTTATTGAAAAGCTACGTAAAATTGGCTTAAAAGTGGATGCATGGGAGCCTGAGGGGAAACAGCTAGTTGAACATCCTTATTTTGCTTCACCAAGAACTGAATTTAAAGGCAGTCTAAATGTTGTTGGTGTATTAAAGGGAACAGGTGAAGGTCGTTCTCTCATATTAAACGGTCATATTGATGTTGTTCCCGAGGGAGATATAACACAGTGGGAGCAGCACCCTTATAGCGGAAAGGTGATTGATGGAAGGCTTTATGGTCGCGGTGCAACAGATATGAAAGGTGGAAATGTTTCACTTTTGTTAGCATTATCAGCTCTCCGTGCACTCGGTATTCCATTAAAAGGAGATGTTATATTTCAAAGTGTAATAGAAGAAGAAAGTGGCGGTGCTGGAACGCTGGCAGCGATATTAAGAGGTTACCAGGCAGATGCTGCCCTCATTCCTGAACCGACAAATATGAAAATATTCCCAAAACAGCAAGGATCAATGTGGTTTCGGTTAAATGTTAAGGGTCTTGCTGCACATGGAGGCACACGGTATGAAGGGGTAAGTGCAATTGAAAAATCAATGATTGTTATCGAACATATAAAAGAACTTGAAAAGAGAAGAAATGAACGTATTTCTGATCCCTTATATAATAATATCCCTATTCCTATTCCAATTAATATAGGTAAAGTGGAAGGTGGAGATTGGCCTTCCTCTGTAGCTGATTTTGTCAAATTAGAAGGAAGGGTAGGAATTTCTCCAGATGAGACGATAGAGCAAGCTCAAAAAGAATTTGAAAGCTGGATTCAGGAGCTGGAAAAAGTAGATCCATGGTTTGCCAAATATCCAGTTTCTCTTGAATGGTTTGGAGCGAGATGGGTTCCAGGCTCAATTGATGTTAATCATCCATTCATATCTTCATTAACAAAAAGCTATTTTAAAGTTACAGGAGAGCAACCAGTTATTGAAGCATCACCATGGGGGACAGATGGTGGTTTATTAACTACAGTTGGTTCAACTCCAACCATTGTGTTTGGCCCTGGTGTTACAGAAAAAGCGCATTATCCAAACGAATACATTGAAATTGAAAAGGTATTCGAAGCGGCTGAAATTATTGCGCTCACTATTGTTGATTGGTGTGGAGTCGAACGATAA
- a CDS encoding YokU family protein — protein sequence MKCEWCESVNVTNITCTVFWELPDGTRAIEITDTPGVKCSSCGMEYQDEKMIEELEDQLFLIDTKKVDKVVSFQSLMAMPRLLKRNYFKF from the coding sequence ATGAAATGTGAATGGTGCGAATCCGTTAATGTAACAAATATAACCTGTACGGTTTTTTGGGAGCTGCCTGATGGAACGCGTGCTATTGAAATTACCGACACACCTGGTGTGAAATGTTCCTCATGTGGAATGGAATATCAAGATGAAAAAATGATTGAGGAGCTAGAAGATCAGTTGTTTCTTATTGATACAAAGAAAGTGGATAAAGTGGTTTCATTCCAATCGTTAATGGCAATGCCGAGGTTATTAAAACGTAACTATTTTAAATTTTAA
- a CDS encoding CoA transferase subunit A: MKQPMPKKRINKVGSLEEGFSRIRDGCSLMFGGFGGVGNPPTIINGILQKRIKDFTLIGNDAGFPTIGIGKVVSQGRAKKMIVSHIGSNPVAGQLMIDGKMEVEFCPQGTLAERIRAGGVGLGGILTDIGIDSMIEEGKPKIKIKGQDYLVETALTADVSIVYAKKADTFGNLVYETSARNNNPLVAMAGRYTIVEAEQIVEAGELDPEAIITPGVYVDIVVQSEGVDWKWAWE, from the coding sequence ATGAAGCAACCAATGCCAAAAAAGAGGATAAATAAGGTTGGGAGTTTAGAAGAAGGTTTTTCCCGTATACGTGATGGATGTTCACTTATGTTTGGTGGATTTGGAGGAGTAGGAAATCCACCTACTATTATAAATGGCATACTTCAAAAGAGGATTAAGGATTTCACACTTATAGGAAATGATGCTGGTTTTCCTACAATTGGGATTGGGAAAGTGGTCAGTCAAGGAAGGGCTAAAAAAATGATTGTCTCCCATATTGGGTCAAATCCGGTTGCAGGTCAGTTAATGATAGATGGGAAAATGGAAGTCGAATTTTGCCCACAAGGTACATTGGCAGAACGAATAAGGGCAGGTGGAGTTGGTCTTGGAGGAATTCTCACTGATATCGGAATTGATAGCATGATTGAAGAAGGAAAACCAAAAATCAAGATAAAAGGTCAAGACTATTTAGTAGAAACAGCACTTACTGCAGATGTTTCAATTGTTTACGCCAAAAAAGCAGATACCTTCGGAAATCTTGTTTATGAAACAAGTGCCCGAAATAACAATCCTTTAGTAGCGATGGCTGGTCGATATACAATTGTCGAGGCCGAACAAATCGTCGAAGCAGGAGAACTCGATCCAGAAGCCATCATCACACCAGGCGTTTACGTAGACATCGTTGTACAAAGTGAAGGAGTCGATTGGAAATGGGCTTGGGAGTAG
- the ablA gene encoding lysine 2,3-aminomutase, translated as MLHDLYKPDRHWKEISLWKDVTDEKWNDWIWQLTNTIRTLDDLKQVIDLTPEEEEGVKISTKTIPLNITPYYASLMNQTDTRCPIRMQSVPISQEIKKTKYDLEDPLEEDEDSPVAGLTHRYPDRVLFLVTNQCSMYCRYCTRRRFSGQIGMGVPKKQLDGAIEYIRNTPEVRDVLLSGGDGLLINDTILEYILKNLREIPHVEIIRIGTRAPVVFPQRITENLCNILKKYHPVWLNTHFNTSIEITEESKRACEMLVDAGVPVGNQAVILAGINDSVPIMKKLMHDLVKIRVRPYYIYQCDLSEGIGHFRAPISKGLEIIEGLRGHTSGYAVPAFVVDAPGGGGKITLQPNYVISQSPTKTVLRNFEGVITTYPEPEKYVAGRADDYFNEIYAKENIKPSKTGITSLLNDEKFNLVPESLERINRRQSFQEDPNYSTLKDKREKRDELKEKKFQAQQKKDS; from the coding sequence ATGTTGCATGATTTATATAAACCTGACCGTCATTGGAAAGAAATTAGTTTATGGAAAGATGTCACTGATGAAAAATGGAATGACTGGATTTGGCAGTTAACAAACACAATCCGAACTCTTGATGACTTAAAACAAGTCATTGACTTAACACCTGAGGAAGAAGAGGGTGTAAAAATTTCTACAAAAACAATCCCACTCAATATTACTCCATATTATGCATCACTTATGAATCAAACTGATACGAGATGTCCAATTCGAATGCAATCTGTTCCGATTAGTCAAGAAATAAAGAAAACGAAATATGACTTAGAAGATCCATTAGAAGAAGATGAAGATTCACCTGTAGCAGGTTTAACACATCGTTATCCAGATCGTGTACTTTTTCTCGTTACGAATCAATGCTCCATGTATTGTCGTTACTGTACCCGTCGTCGTTTTTCCGGGCAAATCGGGATGGGAGTGCCTAAGAAGCAACTAGATGGTGCGATTGAGTATATTCGCAATACACCAGAAGTTAGAGATGTTCTCTTATCTGGTGGAGATGGACTTTTAATAAATGACACAATATTAGAATATATCTTAAAAAATTTACGAGAAATCCCACATGTGGAAATCATTCGGATTGGCACAAGAGCACCTGTTGTGTTTCCACAACGAATAACAGAAAACCTTTGTAATATTTTGAAAAAATATCATCCTGTTTGGCTAAACACCCACTTTAACACTTCTATTGAGATAACAGAAGAATCTAAGCGTGCTTGTGAAATGCTTGTTGATGCGGGTGTGCCTGTCGGAAATCAGGCTGTTATTTTAGCGGGAATTAATGACAGTGTGCCGATTATGAAAAAACTCATGCATGACTTGGTGAAAATTAGAGTCCGACCTTATTACATTTATCAGTGTGATCTGTCAGAGGGGATCGGTCACTTTAGAGCGCCGATTTCAAAAGGTTTAGAAATCATCGAAGGTTTACGTGGACATACGAGCGGTTATGCTGTTCCAGCCTTCGTCGTTGATGCTCCTGGTGGTGGCGGGAAAATTACATTACAACCAAACTATGTGATTTCACAAAGTCCAACAAAAACGGTACTTCGCAACTTTGAAGGAGTGATCACAACGTATCCAGAACCGGAAAAGTATGTTGCAGGACGTGCAGATGATTACTTTAATGAGATCTATGCAAAGGAAAATATCAAACCGTCTAAAACTGGTATTACCTCTCTACTAAATGATGAGAAATTTAATCTTGTACCAGAATCATTGGAACGTATTAACAGAAGACAAAGTTTCCAAGAAGATCCGAATTATTCAACATTAAAAGATAAGCGTGAGAAACGTGATGAATTAAAGGAGAAAAAATTTCAGGCACAACAAAAGAAAGATAGTTAG
- the ablB gene encoding putative beta-lysine N-acetyltransferase, whose protein sequence is MTLSSETKKLSTSRYVMQLYLDYFNERIRVDHYRGNMTMILQEIERLSAENTFQKIIFYTRPEQWMDLLSKGYELEAVIKGYFNGADNMIMTKYIDDKRRTSEHWIQENIILEKVFQKERQVNETNLPAHYHFRKAEINDAEQLANLYGRVFEIYPTPMNNKDYVKKMISAGNLFYVVESNNLLVSAASADVNIDFKNAELTDCATLPEHRKYGLMKMLLLFLETDLRDNGIFCAFSIARSLSFGMNAAFYQLGYEYNGRLTKNCYIFDKLEDMNVWVKDLSH, encoded by the coding sequence ATGACCTTGTCTTCCGAAACGAAGAAACTTTCAACATCTCGCTATGTCATGCAACTGTATTTAGACTATTTTAATGAACGAATTAGAGTCGATCATTACCGGGGAAATATGACAATGATTTTGCAGGAAATAGAAAGATTAAGCGCAGAAAATACCTTTCAAAAAATTATTTTTTACACACGCCCTGAGCAATGGATGGACCTTTTATCAAAAGGATATGAGTTGGAAGCAGTAATAAAAGGATATTTTAATGGTGCCGATAACATGATTATGACGAAGTATATAGATGATAAACGAAGAACAAGTGAACACTGGATTCAAGAGAATATTATCCTTGAAAAAGTCTTTCAAAAAGAACGACAAGTAAATGAAACGAACTTACCGGCTCATTATCATTTCCGAAAAGCTGAAATCAACGATGCAGAACAGCTCGCCAATTTATATGGAAGGGTGTTTGAAATTTATCCAACACCGATGAATAATAAAGACTATGTAAAAAAAATGATTAGTGCAGGCAATCTTTTTTATGTAGTTGAGAGCAACAACTTACTAGTTAGTGCTGCTTCTGCAGATGTGAACATTGATTTTAAAAATGCTGAGTTAACAGACTGTGCAACACTACCAGAACATAGAAAATACGGGTTAATGAAAATGCTGTTATTATTTCTAGAAACTGATTTGCGAGATAATGGGATTTTTTGTGCATTTTCAATTGCGAGGTCTTTATCCTTTGGGATGAATGCAGCATTTTATCAGCTTGGTTATGAATACAACGGGAGATTGACTAAGAACTGTTATATATTCGATAAGCTTGAAGATATGAATGTATGGGTTAAAGATCTCTCTCATTAA
- a CDS encoding aspartate aminotransferase family protein gives MKRSLLIKPTMNEQYPTVSYGRGIYLYDNAGKRYIDGSSGAVTASLGHGVDEIIKSMQNQANKVSFVYRSQFTSEPAERLAEKLNKLVDADEDYWSFFVNSGSEATETAMKVAIQYWQEQGDFKKQRILSRWVSYHGITLGALSMSGHVNRRERFVSLLEDYPSVTAPYCYRCSFDKAYPTCQLMCANEVEAAIKRIGSDHIAAFIAEPIIGAAGGVIVPPDGYYQKVREICDRYNILFIADEVMTGIGRTGKMFGLDHWGVKADIIALGKGMSAGFTPIAATLVSEKVMKPILEGSNSIMSGHTYSANPQSAASALAVLEYIENNNLVDKVKERGTYLLERLKEETANLEMIGDIRGKGLMIGVEFVSDKNIKQSFRKNDAITNKIVIRAREKGLLIYPSSAGQDGVGGDAIIISPPFIILKEEIEELVTIFKEVVSEIQKELGRGNRP, from the coding sequence ATGAAACGGTCATTATTAATTAAACCAACCATGAATGAGCAATATCCAACAGTGAGTTATGGGAGGGGGATTTATTTATACGATAATGCGGGCAAGCGATATATTGACGGATCCTCAGGTGCAGTTACAGCGAGCCTTGGTCATGGGGTAGACGAAATTATTAAAAGCATGCAGAATCAAGCAAATAAAGTTTCATTTGTTTATCGTTCTCAATTTACTTCAGAGCCTGCCGAACGTCTGGCTGAGAAGTTAAACAAACTTGTTGATGCTGATGAAGATTATTGGTCCTTTTTTGTTAATAGTGGATCAGAAGCAACGGAAACGGCGATGAAGGTTGCCATTCAATATTGGCAGGAGCAAGGTGATTTTAAGAAGCAAAGAATCTTGTCGCGGTGGGTAAGCTACCATGGGATCACACTCGGTGCGTTATCTATGTCTGGACATGTGAATCGTAGGGAACGATTTGTTTCCTTGCTAGAGGATTACCCCTCTGTTACTGCTCCGTATTGCTATAGATGTTCTTTTGATAAAGCATATCCAACTTGTCAGTTAATGTGTGCAAATGAAGTGGAGGCTGCGATAAAAAGAATCGGAAGTGATCATATTGCTGCTTTCATCGCAGAACCAATTATTGGTGCAGCAGGAGGTGTGATCGTACCCCCGGACGGATATTATCAGAAAGTTAGAGAAATATGCGATCGCTACAACATTTTATTTATAGCAGATGAAGTGATGACGGGAATCGGTCGTACGGGTAAGATGTTCGGCCTAGATCATTGGGGAGTAAAGGCGGATATTATTGCACTCGGAAAAGGGATGAGCGCAGGCTTTACTCCAATTGCTGCAACTCTCGTGAGTGAAAAAGTGATGAAACCGATTCTAGAAGGCTCAAATTCTATCATGAGTGGCCATACGTATAGTGCCAACCCTCAATCAGCAGCAAGTGCTTTAGCTGTTTTAGAATATATTGAGAATAATAACTTAGTAGATAAGGTAAAAGAACGTGGCACATACTTGTTGGAAAGACTTAAAGAAGAAACAGCCAACCTTGAAATGATTGGCGATATACGTGGAAAAGGACTAATGATTGGGGTTGAGTTTGTTTCTGATAAAAATATAAAGCAGTCATTTCGTAAAAATGATGCTATTACGAACAAGATTGTAATAAGAGCTAGAGAAAAAGGCTTATTAATCTATCCATCCTCCGCAGGTCAAGATGGAGTAGGTGGAGATGCGATCATCATTTCTCCTCCCTTTATTATTTTAAAAGAAGAAATAGAGGAACTTGTTACTATTTTTAAAGAAGTTGTCTCCGAAATTCAGAAGGAGTTAGGCAGGGGGAACAGACCATGA
- a CDS encoding 5-methyltetrahydropteroyltriglutamate--homocysteine S-methyltransferase — translation MSTIVSTLPRFDHVGSFLRPKRIKEARQKHAEGSITFEELTKIENEEITKLVSKQKEVGLKTITDGEFRRGWWHFDYLAGLEGIEVVETERGVPFHDVETSAFNIRINGKIKFNDHYMLEHFRYLKEVVGNDGHIAKMIIPSPNMIFFREGIGSDFEKQFYSSLDEIYVDLIQAYKDAVVAFYNEGCRYLQLDDTAWALFFDESSRNLVRAFGSDPDELIHQFKHAVNEVTSVKPDDMVLTMHICRGNYKSSYASSGSYDGASEIIFGQLNLDGLFLEFDDSRSGGFEPLRHINRSDLHVVLGLITTKTPSLEDTEAIKARINEAAQYVSLDQLHLSPQCGFASTEEGNLLTEEEQWAKVRHVIEIANSAWK, via the coding sequence TTGAGTACTATTGTTTCTACTTTACCAAGGTTTGATCATGTAGGAAGTTTTCTAAGACCGAAGCGTATTAAAGAAGCACGTCAAAAACATGCTGAGGGAAGTATCACGTTTGAAGAACTAACAAAAATAGAAAATGAAGAAATTACTAAATTAGTTTCTAAGCAAAAAGAAGTAGGTCTAAAAACAATTACTGATGGAGAATTTAGACGCGGTTGGTGGCACTTCGATTACCTAGCAGGTTTAGAAGGTATTGAGGTTGTTGAAACAGAGCGTGGTGTACCATTCCATGATGTGGAAACTTCTGCTTTCAATATTCGGATTAATGGAAAAATTAAGTTTAATGATCATTACATGCTTGAGCATTTCCGTTACTTAAAAGAAGTAGTTGGTAACGATGGTCATATTGCTAAAATGATTATTCCAAGTCCAAATATGATTTTCTTTAGAGAAGGAATCGGCAGTGATTTTGAAAAACAATTTTATAGTAGTTTAGATGAAATTTATGTGGATCTCATTCAAGCATACAAAGATGCAGTAGTTGCATTTTATAATGAAGGTTGTCGTTACCTACAACTTGATGACACAGCTTGGGCATTATTTTTTGATGAAAGCAGTCGTAACCTTGTAAGAGCTTTTGGTTCTGATCCAGACGAACTTATCCATCAGTTTAAACATGCTGTAAATGAGGTTACTTCTGTTAAGCCAGATGATATGGTTCTGACAATGCATATTTGTCGTGGAAACTACAAATCATCCTATGCTTCTTCTGGTAGCTATGATGGTGCTTCAGAAATTATTTTTGGACAACTTAACCTAGATGGTCTTTTCTTAGAGTTTGATGATAGCCGATCAGGTGGTTTTGAGCCACTTCGCCACATAAATAGAAGTGACCTTCACGTAGTGCTAGGTCTAATCACAACAAAAACACCTTCACTTGAAGATACCGAAGCTATAAAAGCTCGAATAAACGAAGCAGCACAATATGTATCTTTAGATCAGCTACACTTAAGTCCACAATGTGGCTTCGCATCAACTGAAGAAGGTAACTTACTAACTGAAGAAGAGCAATGGGCGAAGGTTCGCCATGTTATTGAAATTGCGAATAGTGCTTGGAAGTAG